A region from the Rhodohalobacter sp. SW132 genome encodes:
- a CDS encoding AraC family transcriptional regulator translates to MEKVIKNMVCPRCVESVDSITKEMGLPVSSVEIGSVDFDRRLSEDELTRFSDELQKRGFELVSDRETELVNRVKSALIAYLNHLETSESPQKVSVFVSNKIHYNYSYLSHIFAENEKTTIESYLIKLKIERVKELLSFNRYTLSEIAHRLKYSSVQYLSNQFKKITGKTVTEYKQQGRGSRISIDKL, encoded by the coding sequence ATGGAAAAAGTTATCAAAAATATGGTTTGTCCGCGCTGTGTCGAATCGGTGGATTCCATCACGAAAGAGATGGGTTTGCCGGTTTCGAGTGTAGAAATCGGCAGCGTGGATTTTGACCGAAGGCTATCTGAAGATGAACTCACCCGCTTTTCGGATGAATTGCAGAAGAGGGGATTCGAACTCGTATCAGATCGTGAAACGGAACTGGTTAACCGTGTAAAATCTGCTCTGATTGCATATCTCAACCATCTTGAAACCAGCGAATCTCCACAAAAGGTTTCTGTATTTGTATCAAATAAAATCCACTATAACTACTCATACCTGAGCCATATTTTTGCAGAAAATGAGAAGACTACGATTGAGTCTTATCTCATAAAGTTAAAAATCGAGAGAGTGAAAGAGCTGCTTAGCTTTAATCGCTACACGCTTAGCGAAATTGCTCATCGGCTCAAATACAGCAGCGTACAGTATCTGTCGAACCAGTTTAAAAAAATAACGGGTAAAACAGTTACCGAATATAAGCAGCAGGGCAGAGGTTCGAGAATCTCCATCGATAAGTTATAA
- the glmS gene encoding glutamine--fructose-6-phosphate transaminase (isomerizing), protein MCGIVGYVGEKDAGEILVKGLKRLEYRGYDSAGIALMNGEMQVHKGKGKVVNLENLMIKNNAHGKIGIGHTRWATHGEPNDVNSHPHLSESGNIAVVHNGIIENYTSLKKKLIERGRTFKSDTDTEIVAQLLEEIYSTSDVTFEQAIQLALKQIVGTYGLAIANMDEPEKLYVARKGSPLLLGIGDNEMFIASDASPIVEYTNKVIYLDDGEMAVITKDSYQVKTIEDVELTKEIHELAMGLEAIEKAGYPHFMLKEIFEQPRSIADCMRGRIHPENGTIQLGGLADVIDKLASANRIVIAACGTSWHSGLVGEYLFETLAQKPVEVEYASEFRYRDPLIGEGDVLLVISQSGETADTLAALREAKKRGALVLGICNVVGSTISRETDAGVFTHAGPEIGVASTKAFTAQVVVLTMMAIRLGMDKGIISKERGKELVEELNNIPGKVEQILEENNEPIKEMAKLFTYAPNFLYLGRTYNFPVALEGALKLKEISYIHAEGYPAAEMKHGPIALIDEMMPVVVIAATDHTNDKMISNIEEVKARKGRIISIMNSENGAVKDLSEFSIQIPSTEDCFSPLLTVIPLQLLSYYIAVNRKCNVDQPRNLAKSVTVE, encoded by the coding sequence ATGTGTGGAATAGTAGGATATGTAGGCGAAAAAGATGCCGGCGAAATACTGGTGAAAGGTTTGAAAAGGTTAGAGTACCGAGGGTACGATTCAGCAGGTATCGCACTGATGAATGGAGAGATGCAGGTTCACAAGGGAAAAGGAAAGGTTGTGAACCTTGAAAACCTGATGATCAAAAATAATGCCCACGGAAAAATTGGTATTGGACACACACGCTGGGCTACGCATGGTGAACCGAACGATGTGAATTCACATCCCCATCTGAGCGAATCAGGAAATATTGCAGTTGTTCATAATGGAATCATCGAGAACTATACTTCTCTAAAAAAGAAACTGATTGAGCGCGGAAGAACGTTCAAGAGCGATACAGATACTGAAATTGTTGCTCAGCTCCTTGAAGAAATTTACTCAACATCCGACGTTACATTTGAGCAGGCAATTCAGCTTGCCCTGAAGCAAATTGTTGGAACATACGGTCTGGCAATTGCGAATATGGATGAGCCGGAAAAACTATATGTAGCTCGTAAAGGCTCACCTCTTCTGCTCGGTATTGGAGATAACGAGATGTTTATTGCATCGGATGCATCACCAATTGTAGAATATACAAATAAGGTAATTTACCTGGATGACGGTGAAATGGCCGTGATCACCAAAGACAGCTACCAGGTGAAAACGATTGAAGATGTGGAGCTCACTAAAGAGATTCATGAACTGGCTATGGGGCTCGAAGCGATTGAAAAAGCGGGCTACCCTCATTTTATGCTGAAGGAGATTTTTGAACAACCCCGATCCATTGCTGATTGCATGAGAGGCAGAATACACCCGGAGAATGGGACCATTCAACTGGGTGGATTAGCCGACGTGATTGATAAACTCGCTTCAGCAAATCGAATTGTGATTGCCGCATGTGGAACGAGCTGGCATTCCGGGTTGGTTGGGGAATATCTTTTCGAAACACTTGCGCAAAAGCCTGTTGAAGTGGAGTACGCATCAGAATTTCGATACCGCGATCCGCTGATTGGTGAAGGAGATGTGCTTCTGGTAATCTCTCAAAGCGGGGAAACAGCCGACACACTCGCTGCACTTCGCGAAGCTAAAAAGCGCGGTGCGCTCGTGCTTGGAATTTGTAATGTGGTTGGATCAACCATTTCACGCGAGACAGATGCCGGGGTATTTACGCACGCCGGTCCGGAAATTGGAGTCGCTTCTACCAAGGCGTTTACAGCCCAGGTTGTAGTTCTGACCATGATGGCCATCCGCCTCGGGATGGATAAAGGTATAATCTCAAAAGAGCGCGGAAAAGAACTTGTTGAGGAACTGAATAATATTCCCGGTAAAGTGGAACAGATTTTGGAAGAGAACAATGAGCCGATTAAAGAGATGGCAAAACTGTTCACCTATGCTCCGAACTTCCTTTATCTTGGGCGGACTTACAACTTCCCGGTTGCCCTTGAAGGCGCATTAAAACTGAAAGAGATATCTTACATTCATGCTGAGGGTTACCCTGCTGCAGAGATGAAACACGGTCCAATTGCGCTGATTGATGAGATGATGCCGGTTGTGGTGATTGCTGCCACGGATCATACCAACGATAAAATGATATCGAATATAGAAGAGGTAAAAGCCAGAAAAGGAAGAATCATCTCCATCATGAATAGCGAAAATGGTGCGGTGAAGGATCTGTCGGAGTTCTCAATTCAAATTCCATCCACAGAAGATTGTTTTTCACCGTTGCTGACCGTTATTCCGCTTCAGCTGCTTTCGTATTACATTGCTGTGAACAGGAAATGTAATGTGGATCAGCCCAGAAACCTGGCGAAGAGCGTAACGGTGGAATAG
- a CDS encoding putative sugar nucleotidyl transferase, with the protein MAEITVYFEDNFLKNFHPLTLTRPLFDLRLGILTLGEKWNHDLEIENKPSGIVRHPLNGLFSESEVLHDDTIAYWINPRVLPDKHVVNAVQNLAINSACLHDNSLIAAKIDHKTHNRWLSNGIDYTELKQVEANQSCSLLSNSWDLFQQNGQEIKNDIKRLNHVKPVNPDDFPGATFVNSEQIFVREGATFEPGTIIIADDGPVYIGKNARIMAQSVIRGTTAVCDHATVKMGAKIYGDTTIGPVCKVGGEIASVIFHSYSNKAHDGFTGNSIFGQWCNLGADTNTSNLKNNYSNIRINDWESGEEIDTGQQFLGTIMGDHSKTGINAMLTTGTVCGVSCNLFAVEYHPKLIRSFSWLSNNGAATYRFDKAISAMQKMMARRDIELTPAYRNMMKSIFESSE; encoded by the coding sequence ATGGCTGAAATTACGGTTTATTTTGAAGACAATTTCCTGAAAAATTTTCATCCCTTAACGCTTACCCGCCCTCTTTTTGATCTTCGTCTTGGAATTCTGACACTGGGCGAAAAATGGAATCATGATCTTGAGATTGAAAATAAACCCTCCGGAATCGTCCGCCATCCTCTAAATGGTCTGTTCAGTGAATCTGAAGTGCTTCATGATGATACCATAGCATATTGGATAAACCCAAGGGTTCTGCCAGATAAACATGTCGTAAATGCAGTACAAAACCTTGCTATCAATTCTGCCTGTTTACATGATAATTCTCTAATTGCCGCAAAAATTGATCATAAAACTCATAATCGCTGGCTTTCAAACGGTATTGATTACACGGAGCTAAAACAGGTTGAAGCCAACCAGTCTTGCAGCCTGCTTTCCAATAGCTGGGATCTTTTCCAGCAAAACGGACAAGAGATTAAAAACGATATTAAGCGTCTGAATCATGTTAAACCTGTCAACCCTGATGATTTTCCCGGTGCAACATTTGTGAACAGCGAGCAGATTTTTGTTCGTGAAGGCGCCACATTTGAACCCGGAACAATTATTATTGCAGACGACGGGCCGGTTTACATCGGTAAAAATGCCCGGATTATGGCGCAATCCGTCATTCGCGGAACGACCGCCGTGTGTGATCACGCAACTGTAAAAATGGGTGCTAAAATTTACGGGGATACTACGATCGGTCCGGTCTGCAAGGTTGGTGGTGAGATTGCCAGCGTTATTTTCCATTCCTATTCCAATAAAGCACACGACGGCTTCACAGGAAACTCAATTTTTGGCCAGTGGTGTAATTTGGGAGCGGATACGAACACATCAAACCTCAAAAATAACTACAGCAATATACGAATCAACGACTGGGAATCGGGTGAAGAGATAGATACGGGTCAGCAGTTTCTGGGTACAATTATGGGGGATCATTCCAAAACCGGAATCAATGCAATGCTTACTACCGGCACGGTTTGCGGGGTTAGCTGTAATCTATTTGCTGTTGAATATCACCCCAAGTTAATCCGATCGTTTAGCTGGTTGAGTAACAACGGCGCTGCCACTTACCGGTTTGATAAAGCGATATCTGCAATGCAAAAAATGATGGCACGTAGGGATATTGAATTGACACCCGCCTACAGGAACATGATGAAATCAATTTTTGAGTCCTCAGAATGA
- a CDS encoding CBS domain-containing protein, whose amino-acid sequence MKVKDILDEKGYDILYTEPENTVYECIAKMADHNIGALLVMKDSKLLGIISERDYRNKIILKGKASKETKVSEIMVDKVIAVKPTDNINLCMQLMTNKKIRHLPVLNDEKVVGVISIGDVVKAVIRSQKNEIDSLRDYIATGGGYMS is encoded by the coding sequence ATGAAGGTAAAAGATATACTTGATGAGAAAGGGTATGATATACTCTACACAGAACCTGAAAATACCGTTTACGAATGCATCGCTAAGATGGCTGATCACAATATCGGCGCATTGTTGGTAATGAAGGACAGTAAACTGCTTGGGATTATTTCGGAACGGGACTACAGAAATAAAATCATCTTAAAAGGAAAAGCTTCAAAAGAGACGAAAGTTTCTGAAATAATGGTAGATAAGGTAATTGCTGTAAAACCAACGGATAATATCAATCTCTGCATGCAGTTAATGACAAATAAAAAAATCAGGCACCTGCCGGTTTTGAACGATGAAAAAGTAGTAGGCGTGATCTCCATTGGAGATGTGGTAAAAGCCGTAATCCGCTCGCAAAAAAACGAAATTGACTCTTTACGGGATTATATCGCTACCGGTGGCGGGTATATGTCTTAG
- a CDS encoding acyl-CoA carboxylase subunit beta translates to MSKQDKIERLKKLREESRLGGGKKRIEKQHEKGKLTARERIEILVDKGSFQEIDAFVTHRSNAFGLDKQHIPGDGVVTGYGKIEGRPVYLFSQDFTVFGGSLSETHAEKICKVMDLALKNGVPIIGLNDSGGARIQEGVSSLGGYAEVFWRNSMASGVVPQISAVMGPCAGGAVYSPALTDFVFMVKDTSYMFVTGPNVVKTVTHEEVTSEDLGGASAHGTKSGVAHFASDNDAVCLHDIRKLMSYLPQNCEEKAPAADPIQPDKSKAEKLNEIVPDNPNKPYDIKDVIDGVMDKGSFYEVHENYADNLVVGFARLDGRSVGIVANQPLSLAGVLDIDASVKGARFVRFCDAFNIPLVVFEDVPGFLPGTDQEWGGIIKHGAKLLYAFCEATVPKMTVITRKAYGGAYDVMNSKHIRADYNVAWPSAEIAVMGTKGAVEIIFRKEIAKAENPEEKQKELEEQYSAEFAHPYKAAARGFIDDVILPEETREKLISAFELCQNKVDTVPKKKHDNLPL, encoded by the coding sequence ATGAGTAAACAGGATAAAATTGAGCGGCTAAAAAAACTTCGCGAGGAATCACGATTAGGCGGAGGAAAAAAGCGAATTGAAAAGCAGCATGAAAAAGGAAAACTCACGGCAAGGGAGCGCATAGAAATTCTTGTTGATAAAGGCAGTTTCCAGGAAATCGATGCTTTTGTAACTCACCGGAGCAACGCGTTTGGTCTTGATAAGCAACATATTCCCGGCGATGGTGTGGTTACGGGATATGGAAAAATCGAAGGCCGCCCCGTCTATCTTTTCAGCCAGGATTTTACTGTTTTTGGCGGGTCACTGTCAGAAACACATGCCGAAAAGATTTGCAAAGTGATGGATCTGGCCCTGAAAAACGGGGTTCCCATCATCGGGCTGAACGATTCGGGTGGTGCAAGAATCCAGGAAGGCGTTAGCTCGCTGGGCGGTTATGCGGAAGTATTCTGGAGAAACTCGATGGCATCCGGCGTTGTGCCTCAGATTTCTGCTGTTATGGGGCCTTGCGCTGGTGGAGCAGTTTACAGTCCGGCGCTTACTGATTTTGTGTTTATGGTGAAAGATACCAGCTATATGTTTGTAACAGGCCCGAATGTGGTAAAAACCGTTACACATGAAGAAGTAACTTCGGAAGATCTTGGCGGTGCATCCGCACACGGTACAAAATCGGGTGTGGCACATTTCGCCAGTGACAACGATGCCGTTTGCCTCCACGATATACGGAAATTAATGAGCTATCTGCCGCAAAACTGCGAGGAGAAAGCACCCGCGGCAGACCCGATTCAGCCAGATAAATCAAAAGCTGAAAAGCTGAATGAGATCGTACCCGATAATCCTAACAAGCCGTATGACATCAAGGATGTTATTGATGGGGTGATGGATAAAGGTTCATTTTATGAAGTGCATGAAAACTACGCTGATAACCTCGTCGTTGGGTTTGCACGGCTTGATGGCCGGTCGGTTGGAATCGTGGCAAATCAGCCGCTGTCACTCGCCGGGGTGCTCGATATTGACGCATCTGTGAAAGGTGCACGATTCGTTCGCTTTTGTGATGCATTTAACATTCCGCTGGTGGTTTTTGAAGACGTGCCGGGTTTTCTGCCGGGCACCGACCAGGAGTGGGGCGGAATCATCAAACACGGTGCAAAGCTGCTTTATGCGTTTTGTGAAGCTACGGTCCCCAAAATGACCGTCATCACCCGAAAAGCGTATGGCGGGGCGTATGATGTTATGAACAGTAAACATATTCGCGCCGATTATAATGTTGCCTGGCCATCTGCCGAAATTGCGGTGATGGGCACAAAAGGTGCTGTGGAGATCATTTTCAGAAAAGAGATTGCCAAAGCGGAGAATCCGGAAGAAAAACAGAAAGAACTCGAAGAGCAGTATAGCGCCGAGTTTGCTCATCCGTATAAAGCGGCCGCAAGAGGATTCATTGACGATGTAATTCTGCCGGAAGAGACCCGCGAAAAACTGATTAGCGCCTTTGAACTGTGCCAGAACAAAGTAGATACTGTTCCCAAAAAGAAGCACGATAATTTACCACTCTGA
- a CDS encoding ABC transporter ATP-binding protein: MTALTVKNLTKQYPGKPVFRDLSVQAENRKVGVAGSNGAGKSTFLRCISGLIPSNSGTIEWTVDQNKYSATEIQPFLGFSAPYVELYEELTAAENLQFIRDLRSDQDCAEIPELIKRFEISEFFDSLYGSLSSGQRQRVKLAASVLHRPKILCLDEPGTNLDEDGHHLVRNMTDQAVVDGGIVLLASNQPHELELCDIVIRLGG, from the coding sequence ATGACAGCACTCACTGTAAAAAATCTTACAAAACAGTACCCTGGCAAACCGGTTTTCAGAGATCTTTCGGTTCAGGCTGAAAACAGAAAAGTAGGGGTTGCGGGATCAAATGGAGCCGGTAAATCCACTTTTTTGCGCTGCATAAGCGGGTTGATCCCATCTAATTCAGGTACAATTGAGTGGACGGTTGACCAAAATAAATATTCAGCCACTGAGATTCAGCCATTTCTTGGATTTTCAGCACCTTACGTTGAACTGTATGAAGAACTGACAGCCGCTGAAAACCTGCAATTTATCCGGGATCTCAGAAGCGATCAGGATTGCGCAGAAATTCCTGAACTGATTAAACGGTTTGAGATTTCTGAATTCTTCGATTCGCTTTACGGCTCTCTCTCATCCGGACAGCGCCAGCGGGTTAAACTTGCGGCATCCGTCCTGCACCGTCCTAAAATTCTTTGCCTGGATGAACCCGGCACAAATCTCGATGAAGATGGTCATCACCTGGTTCGCAACATGACGGACCAGGCTGTAGTTGATGGGGGGATCGTGTTGCTGGCGTCAAATCAGCCGCATGAACTGGAGTTGTGTGATATCGTCATCCGGCTGGGCGGGTGA
- the hpt gene encoding hypoxanthine phosphoribosyltransferase, producing the protein MDQFLPEKVNINGEQFRVYLTQEEIQQRLKNLGKQISLDYKDKRPIFIGVLNGAFIFLADLMRYVSIPCEVDFLKLSSYGDEKVSSGNVTDLKNIDADIKGRHVILVEDIVDTGLSMNYLFEKLKRFEPASLSAVTLLHKAEATHHDVELKYTGFKISNLFVLGYGLDYAQEGRNLAQIYILEE; encoded by the coding sequence ATGGACCAATTTTTACCTGAAAAAGTAAATATAAATGGAGAACAATTTCGGGTGTATCTCACCCAGGAAGAGATTCAGCAGCGGTTAAAAAATCTGGGCAAGCAAATCAGCCTGGATTATAAAGATAAACGCCCCATTTTTATCGGTGTGCTTAACGGTGCATTTATTTTTTTGGCTGATCTGATGCGATATGTTTCAATTCCATGCGAGGTCGATTTTCTGAAACTGAGCAGCTACGGAGATGAAAAAGTATCCTCAGGAAATGTTACTGATCTTAAAAATATCGATGCCGATATCAAAGGCCGGCATGTGATTCTGGTTGAAGATATTGTAGATACCGGCCTTTCCATGAATTACCTGTTTGAAAAGTTGAAACGGTTTGAACCGGCTTCTCTTTCTGCTGTAACGCTGCTGCATAAAGCTGAAGCAACACACCACGATGTTGAATTAAAATACACCGGTTTTAAGATCTCAAATCTTTTTGTACTGGGATACGGATTAGATTATGCACAGGAAGGCAGAAATCTCGCACAGATCTATATATTGGAAGAGTGA
- the tilS gene encoding tRNA lysidine(34) synthetase TilS: MSKFESSPVVKSFRENISKLERNGTEHPSVICGVSGGVDSMTLLYLIQRHSINCTVVHCNYRLRGEASEKDRELVEQISAMWNLNCITATFDPSEAENENTQEWARTKRYRVFRDLKKQIGADYIFTAHHQTDKIETILQKIWRGSGMASWNALDLQDGDLARPLIDLTKEQIKTFAEENHIPFREDETNERAEYARNFIRHDLYPEMDRFFPGWQDNVLKLTRRAEEFSIMADLLLDDIVSGENEISREKLLHKPEVIRPLLLHRFISKNQPGVSLSEGVINRFREISELQTGGEIAISTEWKIVRDRKFFKMVSKSKSEPESEICISRKDIGDELRLNSCSFRLKKWDEKIQPNLLQLDADKIDWPITVRKWRDGDRITPLGMTGSKLVADLLSDHKISTTQKRRAFLIESFDGIVSAVIFPHYNSGGHAGIISEQVKCSSGTQTILEIEKDL; encoded by the coding sequence ATGAGCAAATTCGAATCTTCCCCCGTCGTTAAATCTTTTCGGGAAAATATTTCTAAGCTTGAACGAAACGGGACAGAGCATCCGTCAGTAATCTGCGGGGTAAGCGGGGGCGTGGATTCAATGACCCTTCTCTATCTGATTCAACGCCACAGTATAAACTGCACAGTTGTGCACTGCAATTACCGGCTGCGTGGCGAAGCTTCGGAGAAAGACAGGGAGCTGGTTGAGCAGATCTCAGCCATGTGGAACTTAAACTGCATCACCGCAACGTTTGATCCATCAGAAGCTGAAAACGAAAATACACAGGAGTGGGCACGTACAAAACGATACCGGGTTTTCAGGGACCTGAAAAAACAGATCGGGGCGGATTATATTTTTACGGCACATCATCAGACAGATAAAATTGAGACGATTCTGCAGAAGATCTGGCGCGGATCGGGCATGGCCTCATGGAACGCACTTGACCTGCAGGATGGCGACCTGGCCCGGCCTTTGATCGATCTTACAAAAGAACAGATCAAAACATTTGCAGAAGAAAACCACATTCCGTTTCGCGAAGATGAAACGAACGAACGTGCTGAATATGCCAGGAATTTTATAAGGCATGATCTCTATCCCGAAATGGATCGGTTTTTCCCCGGATGGCAGGATAATGTATTGAAGCTGACCCGGCGCGCAGAGGAATTTTCCATAATGGCCGACCTTTTGCTGGATGATATCGTATCAGGGGAAAATGAGATTTCCAGGGAGAAGCTTCTGCATAAACCGGAAGTAATCCGGCCGTTGCTTTTACACCGGTTTATATCAAAAAATCAACCAGGTGTATCTCTTTCAGAAGGAGTGATAAACCGGTTTCGGGAGATTAGTGAGCTGCAGACCGGCGGGGAGATTGCGATCAGTACGGAATGGAAAATTGTGAGGGACAGAAAGTTTTTCAAAATGGTTTCTAAGTCAAAAAGTGAACCGGAGAGTGAAATTTGCATCAGCCGAAAGGATATTGGAGATGAGCTTCGGCTGAACAGCTGTTCATTTCGATTAAAGAAATGGGATGAAAAAATTCAACCGAACCTTCTGCAATTGGATGCGGATAAAATCGACTGGCCCATAACAGTCCGAAAGTGGAGGGATGGAGATAGAATTACACCTCTGGGCATGACAGGAAGCAAGCTGGTAGCGGATCTGCTTTCTGATCATAAAATCTCCACCACACAAAAAAGACGCGCCTTTTTGATAGAATCTTTTGATGGAATTGTCAGCGCCGTTATATTCCCGCACTACAATTCCGGCGGTCATGCGGGAATCATATCGGAGCAGGTAAAATGCAGCTCCGGCACACAAACGATTTTAGAAATAGAAAAAGATCTCTGA
- a CDS encoding biotin--[acetyl-CoA-carboxylase] ligase, translating into MNSQFDLNRYRAKLKTRWLGADFVYEPELKSTNTYLKKMDSSGFDHGTVLLTDHQTQGRGQYERSWESQRGKNLTFTVAFKPSSGDRLPLLTLTFAFGIVRALKRLDIENVRIKWPNDILINGKKVGGLLTETVFLGQKPDRVLIGIGLNVNQETFGNELNYEATSVKLEKGKEVRREDLLCSLLQEFEHQYTRWTRRESDLCKDVNSTIEGFGQWVTASMNGTVKEGEFKFLGMNEKAECVMLNKELDVKTFSYEQIRIFPRR; encoded by the coding sequence ATGAATTCACAATTTGACCTGAACCGATACAGAGCAAAGTTGAAAACCCGGTGGCTGGGTGCGGATTTTGTCTATGAACCGGAGCTGAAATCCACAAATACCTATCTGAAAAAAATGGATTCTTCCGGGTTTGACCACGGAACGGTCCTGCTTACCGATCATCAAACCCAGGGACGCGGGCAATACGAGCGCAGCTGGGAATCACAGCGTGGAAAGAATCTGACATTTACAGTTGCTTTCAAGCCGTCATCAGGGGATCGCCTGCCGCTATTAACACTCACCTTCGCATTTGGAATTGTACGCGCTTTAAAACGGCTGGATATTGAAAACGTACGGATCAAATGGCCAAATGATATTCTGATTAATGGCAAAAAAGTGGGCGGGCTGCTGACCGAAACGGTGTTTCTTGGACAAAAGCCGGATCGTGTGTTGATTGGTATCGGCCTGAATGTGAATCAGGAAACGTTTGGCAATGAGCTAAACTACGAAGCAACTTCAGTTAAGCTGGAAAAGGGGAAAGAGGTTCGGCGAGAAGATTTGCTTTGTTCACTGCTACAGGAGTTTGAACATCAATATACAAGATGGACGCGCCGTGAGAGCGACCTATGTAAAGATGTGAATAGTACAATTGAGGGCTTTGGCCAGTGGGTAACCGCATCCATGAACGGCACTGTTAAGGAGGGAGAGTTCAAGTTCCTGGGAATGAATGAAAAAGCTGAATGCGTGATGCTGAACAAAGAGCTGGATGTTAAAACGTTTTCCTATGAGCAAATTCGAATCTTCCCCCGTCGTTAA
- the ptsP gene encoding phosphoenolpyruvate--protein phosphotransferase, producing the protein MSTKDTIKQRTLLGTPGAGGRGLGRPVVLNREKTVVKPEKIEKGEEENELRFINREIDELKKEFYDLKLVSNERDVEEVIESQIQVLDDPELREKIREMIEEQHYKAIYAVFSSFNDYIQILENSGAKWLNDRTVDIISIRDQLIDLIRNHQPRELDADNAVIFAVELSPTEMVKLSKLNPAGIVSQKGGLTSHMVILAQSLGIPCVIGADWHLIKPERFESVLIDGDVGSVLFDPTDKIIDEFEEYQQNQYRKEKLALKWAEEENKTRCGKSFTIRGNIEFVNELPRLSTRGASGVGLLRTETILFESKDFDVQTQIEFYRQVAQASGDHPVIIRLFDAGGDKLPDNHEEEHNPFLGWRGIRMLLDSPDLLRQQYEAILKVSAEFPGRIKILVPMISHIEQINRSKEILKEVKNKLSKEKVLFDDTIPFGIMIEVPGIALMASEAADMVDFFSIGTNDLTQYMLAVDRGNGKISSLYQPGHPSVWRIINRVIKVCRDKDLPLSVCGEMASNPLYAACFMGMGLNDLSMTTNSIPAVKSMLCTHDMSEFRQLAWSVLKAKTYTEVELLFTEWQKKVELQQ; encoded by the coding sequence GTGAGTACGAAAGATACAATTAAACAGCGTACGCTGTTGGGTACGCCGGGAGCCGGAGGTCGTGGTTTAGGCAGACCTGTAGTTTTAAATCGTGAAAAAACCGTTGTAAAGCCAGAAAAAATAGAAAAGGGTGAAGAGGAGAATGAGTTGCGCTTCATCAACCGGGAGATTGATGAGCTTAAGAAGGAGTTTTACGATCTGAAATTGGTGAGCAATGAGAGAGATGTGGAGGAGGTGATTGAATCGCAAATACAGGTTTTAGACGATCCGGAACTCCGGGAAAAAATCCGTGAGATGATCGAAGAACAGCATTACAAAGCGATTTATGCCGTCTTCTCTTCATTTAATGATTATATACAGATATTGGAGAATTCCGGTGCAAAATGGCTGAACGACCGTACGGTGGATATCATCTCCATTCGTGATCAGCTCATTGACCTTATCCGAAATCATCAGCCTCGGGAGCTGGATGCCGATAATGCTGTGATTTTTGCGGTTGAACTTTCGCCTACCGAAATGGTGAAACTCAGTAAATTGAATCCGGCAGGAATTGTCTCTCAAAAAGGCGGACTTACCTCTCATATGGTCATACTTGCTCAATCACTCGGTATTCCCTGTGTGATTGGCGCTGACTGGCACCTGATCAAACCTGAACGATTTGAATCTGTATTGATTGATGGTGACGTGGGATCGGTACTTTTTGATCCCACAGATAAAATAATTGATGAATTTGAGGAGTATCAGCAAAATCAGTATAGGAAAGAGAAACTTGCGCTGAAGTGGGCAGAGGAGGAAAATAAAACCCGTTGCGGTAAGTCGTTTACCATCCGCGGAAATATTGAATTTGTGAATGAACTCCCGCGTCTCTCAACCCGGGGGGCGAGCGGTGTGGGATTGCTTCGAACAGAAACCATTCTGTTTGAATCAAAAGATTTTGATGTGCAGACACAGATTGAATTTTACAGGCAAGTTGCACAGGCGTCTGGCGATCATCCCGTAATCATCCGCCTCTTTGATGCCGGCGGGGATAAACTGCCTGATAATCACGAGGAAGAGCACAACCCGTTTCTCGGATGGCGCGGCATACGTATGCTGCTCGATAGCCCCGATCTGCTTCGGCAGCAGTATGAGGCAATTCTTAAAGTATCGGCAGAATTTCCGGGAAGGATAAAAATTCTGGTCCCTATGATTTCTCATATTGAGCAGATTAACCGTTCAAAAGAGATACTTAAGGAAGTAAAGAATAAGCTTAGTAAAGAAAAGGTTCTGTTTGATGACACCATTCCGTTTGGTATCATGATAGAAGTTCCCGGTATCGCGCTTATGGCATCTGAAGCTGCAGATATGGTTGATTTTTTCAGCATCGGTACGAATGATCTGACGCAATATATGCTGGCGGTGGACCGGGGAAATGGAAAAATATCTTCGCTTTATCAGCCGGGCCACCCATCCGTTTGGCGGATCATTAACCGGGTGATTAAAGTTTGCCGAGACAAAGATTTGCCGTTATCTGTTTGTGGCGAGATGGCGTCAAACCCGCTGTATGCCGCATGTTTCATGGGGATGGGATTGAACGATCTGAGTATGACCACAAATTCTATTCCGGCAGTAAAATCAATGCTCTGCACACACGATATGAGTGAATTCAGGCAGCTTGCCTGGTCGGTTCTGAAAGCAAAAACATATACCGAGGTAGAATTGCTGTTTACGGAATGGCAGAAAAAGGTTGAGTTACAGCAGTAG